A window from Phycisphaerae bacterium encodes these proteins:
- a CDS encoding DUF1311 domain-containing protein, which yields MILSLCLHANSAGGALGHGNDSRPDTALVQSEPCHPLDRQLEQATEGLGPSTATAAIYAEFEAKWDRELNQAYRALLADLPVSAQVSLREAQRLWLKFRDADVRVLEALGDNDGHATPTMYQSALAFARMNLTRERALCLIARRQLCSELAAGRADIDQ from the coding sequence ATGATTCTGTCGCTTTGCCTACATGCTAATTCGGCAGGGGGGGCACTTGGCCATGGTAACGATTCTCGGCCAGACACTGCGCTCGTGCAGTCCGAGCCTTGCCATCCTCTCGACCGTCAGCTTGAGCAGGCCACCGAAGGGCTTGGCCCAAGCACTGCGACCGCCGCGATCTATGCTGAGTTTGAAGCCAAGTGGGATCGGGAGCTGAACCAAGCCTATCGGGCTTTGTTGGCGGATCTGCCCGTTTCGGCTCAGGTGTCTCTACGCGAAGCACAACGTCTCTGGCTGAAGTTTCGCGACGCCGATGTGCGCGTGCTGGAGGCACTCGGTGACAACGATGGGCACGCTACCCCGACCATGTATCAGTCGGCGTTGGCGTTTGCCCGCATGAATCTCACTCGCGAGCGGGCCTTGTGCCTGATCGCGCGCCGGCAGCTCTGCTCCGAACTGGCCGCGGGGCGTGCGGATATCGATCAATAG
- a CDS encoding NAD-binding protein, which produces MRISINSSTEMNSGSSSGFGHGPRWFRKVVPCFILFSTACAVSMVLAGVVWQVCDGHRDAPPSAAAHEAAGAGLSAVTEMAYNAGRVLVFDVEPGKELANWPMKVGAIAAAFSLGLVGLGFWFRLYDFLRLSFAQSHVVVCGFGPWLGVPLARQLCASGRRVVVIDSGHESGDASHASEELKALGVIVVEGAPCSPHVLRQAKAHRASQVFAVTDNDVENLEIALALRSIKPDGVRCHVHIGDTQQAESLAAALVRGGAESAGVFSRTRRTAQQLLMQVYKHSRPAPSQCLQVVLVGFGEQGQAIAREFAAHGHFEGGHRLEFLICDDQIKERTDAFLARFPRFCPAPGTISLAGWSADRSRWDSFDPKVRPLDYARGDVDGAGPGVEYVAVAEFLPLPHGLVCELFIDALRCRARADVRRVIVLCLDDERSNVDAALRLRQSLRRADADAIHTWVPSSEALAKVLKQASEQASDADGVRLHPFGQAEKILAPKRFDSDETERLARAIHERYNSRFAEKKVPWADLKESFRQSNRERAIGLKFKLQALGLDPEATGPLPEFSAKQVHVLEEMEHNRWLAERLLGGWSYSAERNDERRRHPLLVPYAYLPKSEIAKDRTVAEELRDVIKP; this is translated from the coding sequence GTGCGGATATCGATCAATAGCTCTACTGAAATGAACTCAGGCTCTTCCTCTGGTTTTGGACACGGTCCACGTTGGTTTCGCAAGGTGGTGCCTTGCTTCATTCTTTTTTCCACTGCTTGCGCTGTCTCCATGGTTCTTGCCGGGGTCGTCTGGCAGGTATGCGACGGGCACCGGGATGCTCCGCCTTCGGCTGCGGCGCATGAAGCCGCGGGGGCAGGTTTGTCCGCTGTCACCGAGATGGCATACAATGCCGGGCGCGTTTTGGTCTTCGACGTTGAGCCGGGAAAAGAACTCGCAAACTGGCCGATGAAGGTTGGCGCGATCGCCGCGGCGTTTTCGCTGGGCCTGGTAGGATTGGGCTTCTGGTTTCGCCTATACGATTTCCTCCGGCTCTCTTTTGCGCAGTCCCATGTGGTTGTTTGCGGGTTTGGACCGTGGCTTGGCGTGCCGCTGGCTCGCCAATTGTGCGCTAGTGGGCGGCGCGTCGTCGTGATCGACTCCGGGCACGAGAGTGGGGATGCTTCGCATGCGAGTGAGGAATTGAAGGCCTTGGGCGTCATTGTCGTTGAGGGGGCTCCTTGCTCGCCACACGTGTTGCGGCAAGCGAAGGCCCATCGTGCGTCTCAGGTGTTTGCCGTGACTGACAACGATGTCGAAAACCTCGAAATTGCTTTGGCGCTGAGGTCAATCAAGCCCGATGGCGTCCGCTGCCATGTGCATATCGGAGACACCCAGCAGGCGGAGAGTCTGGCGGCGGCCTTGGTTCGAGGAGGTGCCGAATCGGCGGGCGTTTTCAGCCGTACTCGACGGACGGCGCAGCAGTTATTGATGCAGGTGTACAAGCACTCGCGGCCCGCCCCCAGTCAGTGCCTGCAGGTCGTGCTTGTGGGGTTCGGCGAGCAGGGACAGGCCATTGCCCGGGAGTTTGCGGCCCACGGCCATTTTGAGGGAGGGCATCGGTTGGAGTTCTTGATTTGCGATGACCAAATCAAAGAGCGCACGGACGCTTTTCTGGCACGGTTTCCCCGTTTCTGTCCGGCGCCTGGTACCATTTCGCTTGCGGGCTGGTCTGCGGATCGGAGCCGGTGGGATTCTTTCGATCCGAAAGTTAGGCCATTGGATTATGCGCGGGGAGATGTCGATGGTGCCGGCCCTGGCGTCGAGTATGTCGCCGTTGCTGAGTTCTTGCCTCTTCCACATGGCCTAGTGTGTGAGTTGTTCATCGATGCATTGCGATGCCGGGCTCGGGCGGATGTCCGCCGGGTGATCGTTCTCTGTCTCGACGACGAGCGGAGTAATGTGGACGCCGCGTTGCGGCTTCGCCAGTCCCTGCGCCGGGCGGATGCCGACGCGATTCACACCTGGGTGCCCTCGTCTGAGGCCTTGGCCAAGGTGCTTAAGCAAGCCTCCGAGCAGGCCTCCGATGCCGACGGCGTGAGGCTGCATCCATTCGGGCAGGCCGAGAAGATTCTGGCCCCAAAGCGCTTCGACTCGGATGAAACGGAGCGTTTGGCGAGAGCGATCCATGAGCGGTATAATTCCCGGTTTGCCGAGAAAAAGGTGCCATGGGCTGATCTTAAAGAGTCGTTTCGGCAATCGAACAGGGAGCGGGCCATCGGCCTGAAATTCAAGCTTCAGGCCCTCGGCTTGGACCCCGAGGCGACCGGCCCCTTGCCCGAGTTTTCGGCGAAGCAGGTACACGTGCTTGAGGAGATGGAGCACAATCGCTGGCTCGCCGAGCGCCTGCTCGGTGGATGGTCCTACTCCGCCGAACGAAATGACGAGCGCCGGCGCCATCCGCTGCTCGTCCCCTATGCGTACCTGCCAAAGTCGGAGATCGCAAAGGATCGGACTGTCGCTGAGGAGCTGCGCGACGTCATCAAGCCATGA
- a CDS encoding DUF4062 domain-containing protein produces MSTPRPEVFISATSADLRTCRQIAKEALLTLGCVPVEQTNFPPAASTVREMLRTRIAQCSAVVHIAGECYGAEPTERTEGEPRHSYTQLEYEIARELKKQVFVFVCGADFPYDEHALEPEELRALQAEHRRRLQAGDYLFTPVGNRDELALRVHALQTRVEQLGKELRRSRKWIGWGIAVGLVVAVVLGVWQWQSSVRAEDIVVRLGKVESELDRQRRYIDAVAQAFTEQQAQLAKLKLTDDELWTRAIAYVAEREKMAPETLRRGLDLFVAAIKADPRADYLDRARVEFAEKRFAASAESAGQSAAAYEDKLRAAEKLAELANTQAAEARDGLYQARTQQGRAYMAGRQFAKAAELYRQVTQVFTRATEPTRWAGFQILLGNAEQELADVSTGAEIARHRQEAVKAYRLALEVRTREALPQGWATTQNNLAIALRAQAGASEGAERARLLGEAVKAYRLALEVRTREALPQDWAMTQNNLANALRAQAGASEGAERARLLSEAVKAYRLALEVYTREALPQGWAMTQNNLAVALSDQAGASEGAERARLLSEAVKAYRLALEVYTREALPQDWAMTQNNLAIALRAQAGASEGAERARLLGEAVKAYRLALEVRTREALPQDWAATQNNLAVALSDQAGASEGAERARLAAEAVQVCRASMKVLPSSPELSTMLGQLLGQQTWFQLLAGIDSLQCGQEAVTLLVAEGASPARMNYAHALLFAGRYAEAEAIYRRYLGQAFPDGRKWNDELR; encoded by the coding sequence ATGAGCACCCCGCGTCCCGAAGTCTTCATCAGCGCCACCAGTGCCGATCTGCGCACCTGCCGGCAGATCGCCAAGGAGGCGTTGCTTACGCTTGGCTGCGTGCCGGTGGAGCAGACCAATTTTCCGCCGGCGGCGAGCACGGTGCGGGAGATGTTGCGCACCCGGATTGCGCAGTGCTCGGCGGTCGTCCACATCGCCGGCGAGTGCTACGGTGCCGAGCCGACGGAGCGGACTGAGGGCGAGCCGCGTCACAGCTACACGCAGCTCGAGTACGAGATCGCCCGGGAGCTGAAGAAGCAGGTCTTTGTCTTCGTCTGCGGCGCGGATTTCCCGTACGACGAGCACGCTCTGGAGCCCGAGGAGCTGCGCGCGCTGCAGGCGGAGCATCGTCGGCGTCTGCAGGCCGGAGACTATCTCTTCACGCCGGTTGGCAACCGCGACGAACTCGCGTTGCGCGTGCATGCGCTCCAGACCCGGGTGGAGCAACTCGGCAAGGAGCTACGGCGCTCACGCAAGTGGATTGGCTGGGGGATCGCGGTGGGACTGGTGGTGGCTGTGGTGCTTGGTGTGTGGCAGTGGCAGTCGTCGGTCAGGGCGGAGGATATTGTGGTCCGCCTGGGCAAGGTGGAGTCTGAGCTAGATCGGCAGCGTCGGTACATCGACGCCGTGGCCCAGGCCTTCACGGAGCAGCAGGCCCAATTGGCGAAGCTGAAGCTGACCGACGACGAATTGTGGACCCGGGCTATCGCGTATGTGGCGGAACGGGAGAAGATGGCGCCCGAGACGTTGCGACGGGGGCTCGATTTGTTTGTGGCCGCCATCAAAGCCGACCCGCGAGCGGACTATCTGGATCGCGCACGGGTCGAATTTGCGGAGAAGCGGTTTGCCGCGTCGGCCGAAAGTGCGGGCCAGTCCGCTGCTGCTTATGAAGATAAGCTTCGGGCTGCGGAAAAGCTCGCCGAGTTGGCAAACACACAGGCTGCCGAGGCTCGGGATGGACTCTACCAAGCTCGTACTCAGCAGGGGCGTGCGTACATGGCCGGGCGTCAGTTTGCTAAGGCTGCAGAACTCTATCGGCAGGTCACTCAGGTGTTCACCCGAGCGACTGAGCCTACGCGTTGGGCGGGATTCCAGATTCTGCTAGGCAATGCCGAGCAAGAGCTGGCGGATGTATCTACGGGCGCCGAGATCGCGCGACATCGGCAAGAGGCGGTGAAAGCCTATCGACTGGCGTTGGAGGTGAGAACGCGGGAGGCGTTGCCGCAGGGTTGGGCGACAACGCAGAACAATCTGGCGATTGCGCTGAGGGCTCAGGCCGGAGCGAGCGAAGGAGCGGAGCGAGCGCGGTTGCTGGGCGAGGCGGTGAAAGCGTACCGACTGGCGTTGGAGGTGAGAACGCGGGAGGCGTTGCCGCAGGATTGGGCGATGACGCAGAACAATCTGGCGAATGCGCTGAGGGCTCAGGCCGGAGCGAGCGAAGGAGCGGAGCGAGCGCGGTTGCTGAGCGAGGCGGTGAAAGCGTACCGACTGGCGTTGGAGGTTTATACGCGGGAGGCGTTGCCGCAGGGTTGGGCGATGACGCAGAACAATCTGGCGGTTGCGCTGAGCGATCAGGCCGGAGCGAGCGAAGGAGCGGAGCGAGCGCGGTTGCTGAGCGAGGCGGTGAAAGCCTACCGACTGGCGTTGGAGGTTTATACGCGGGAGGCGTTGCCGCAGGACTGGGCGATGACGCAGAACAATCTGGCGATTGCGCTGAGGGCTCAGGCCGGAGCGAGCGAAGGAGCGGAGCGAGCGCGGTTGCTGGGCGAGGCGGTGAAAGCGTACCGACTGGCGTTGGAGGTGAGAACGCGGGAGGCGTTGCCGCAAGACTGGGCAGCGACGCAGAACAATCTGGCGGTTGCGCTGAGCGATCAGGCCGGAGCGAGCGAAGGGGCTGAGAGGGCGCGGTTGGCTGCAGAAGCGGTGCAGGTGTGTAGGGCATCGATGAAAGTGCTGCCGTCGTCGCCGGAGTTGAGCACGATGCTGGGCCAGCTTCTCGGCCAGCAGACTTGGTTCCAGCTTCTGGCGGGGATCGATTCCCTGCAATGCGGGCAGGAGGCCGTGACCTTGCTCGTCGCGGAAGGCGCGTCGCCGGCTCGGATGAACTATGCGCACGCCCTCCTGTTTGCCGGTCGCTATGCCGAGGCGGAGGCGATCTATCGGCGGTACCTCGGGCAGGCGTTTCCCGATGGACGGAAGTGGAACGACGAACTACGCA
- a CDS encoding formylglycine-generating enzyme family protein, whose amino-acid sequence MGSLDKKASKAEQPLTTVHLSKFYLGATEVTRIQYNKIMGLQPPSPQNGQLPIVDITWDEAVQFCQRLTKRARDSGQILANQHYTLPTEAQWEYACRAGSTGNYAGALGELGWYGRNSGGILHPVATKKPNNWGFYDMHGNAWEWCLDGMSSYPGGMVDNPQGPSQGEYHVTRGGGWDAESLHCRASARNFNWHYSKFRSLGFRVALVQGHDETHS is encoded by the coding sequence ATGGGGAGCCTCGATAAAAAAGCATCCAAGGCTGAGCAGCCATTAACCACAGTGCATCTGAGCAAGTTTTACCTCGGCGCGACAGAGGTGACACGAATCCAGTACAACAAGATCATGGGATTACAGCCGCCCTCTCCTCAAAATGGCCAGTTACCTATCGTCGACATCACCTGGGACGAGGCCGTGCAATTCTGTCAGCGGCTGACCAAACGAGCACGAGACAGTGGCCAAATTTTGGCGAACCAACACTACACACTCCCAACCGAAGCCCAATGGGAATACGCGTGCCGCGCCGGGAGTACAGGGAACTACGCAGGAGCGCTCGGTGAGCTAGGCTGGTATGGACGCAATAGCGGAGGGATTCTCCACCCTGTTGCCACGAAAAAGCCCAATAACTGGGGCTTCTACGATATGCATGGCAATGCTTGGGAATGGTGCCTCGACGGGATGAGCAGCTATCCGGGCGGAATGGTCGATAACCCGCAAGGGCCGTCGCAGGGCGAGTATCATGTAACACGTGGTGGCGGATGGGATGCCGAGTCCCTGCACTGCCGCGCCTCAGCACGGAATTTCAACTGGCACTACAGCAAGTTCCGTAGCTTGGGTTTTCGCGTCGCGCTCGTACAAGGCCATGACGAAACACACTCATAA
- a CDS encoding zinc ribbon domain-containing protein — MGTFRSTRTFFHDLPDLAPVVDDVARHFTSKGYEVSSQQRIAGDWDISLTKGNLFRSVCGLRTALKIELSPQPGSVLANAGVGIFGQQAIPSAISFLVFWPIAVTQIWGLITQAKLDDEALDLIGESMESYARRAAPPFLAGAQSAARFCPACGQALPPAARFCPGCGNSLN; from the coding sequence ATGGGCACGTTTCGTTCCACCCGCACATTCTTTCATGACCTTCCCGACCTTGCGCCTGTTGTCGATGATGTCGCCCGGCATTTTACCAGCAAGGGATACGAGGTAAGCAGCCAGCAGCGGATCGCCGGCGATTGGGATATCAGCCTGACGAAGGGAAATTTGTTTCGTTCCGTCTGCGGTTTACGCACAGCCTTGAAAATCGAACTTAGCCCGCAGCCGGGTTCGGTTTTGGCCAATGCAGGCGTTGGGATATTCGGCCAACAGGCGATTCCGTCGGCGATTTCGTTTCTGGTGTTCTGGCCGATTGCCGTGACACAGATATGGGGGCTGATTACCCAGGCAAAACTCGACGATGAGGCACTTGATCTGATCGGTGAGAGCATGGAAAGCTACGCCAGACGGGCCGCTCCTCCATTCCTCGCAGGTGCGCAGTCGGCGGCTCGTTTTTGTCCGGCGTGCGGCCAGGCCTTGCCGCCCGCTGCCCGCTTTTGCCCGGGCTGCGGCAATTCGCTTAACTGA
- a CDS encoding M48 family metallopeptidase has translation MRFSAEDFIHPEDRAAREQLEAIPGFAPAVKTVMRASLEQLIHGVNMAQKIRLGPKQLPEIYGILPPICAELGIAEPEFYLEMNPAPNAYAIGDTRTAISVTSGLLEYLEPEEVRAVIAHECGHIVCRHMLYHTMAWLLAAGGSSLGVLQVLSKPIALGLNYWSRRSEFSADRAAAVVLGGCKPVMETMIRLSGGPRTLTKDIDLDLYLAQADAHDELIKNSSWDKMLQNLAIMDSSHPFPAVRAREIHRWCQAEQFSRLMQAANGAPLTASVTCPQCKAAVLPQWRFCMKCGSSLPPGTP, from the coding sequence ATGCGATTCTCCGCTGAAGATTTTATCCATCCCGAGGATCGGGCTGCTCGTGAACAGCTCGAAGCGATCCCCGGCTTTGCTCCGGCCGTGAAGACGGTGATGCGCGCTAGTCTGGAGCAATTGATTCATGGGGTGAATATGGCGCAAAAGATCCGGCTCGGGCCGAAACAACTGCCGGAGATTTATGGGATACTTCCTCCGATTTGCGCAGAGCTGGGCATTGCTGAGCCCGAGTTCTATTTGGAGATGAATCCGGCGCCCAATGCCTACGCGATTGGCGATACCCGAACCGCGATTTCGGTGACGTCCGGGCTGCTGGAGTATCTGGAGCCGGAGGAGGTGCGCGCCGTCATTGCTCATGAGTGTGGGCATATCGTTTGCCGGCACATGCTATACCACACGATGGCGTGGTTGTTAGCTGCGGGTGGGAGTTCGCTCGGAGTGCTTCAGGTTTTGTCGAAACCGATTGCGCTTGGGCTAAACTACTGGTCGCGCAGGAGCGAATTTTCGGCCGACCGGGCCGCTGCGGTGGTATTGGGTGGATGCAAGCCCGTTATGGAGACCATGATTCGTCTTTCCGGTGGCCCAAGGACACTCACCAAAGATATAGATCTCGATCTATATCTCGCTCAAGCGGATGCTCACGACGAGCTCATAAAGAATTCCTCTTGGGATAAGATGTTACAGAATTTGGCTATCATGGATAGCAGTCATCCGTTCCCTGCTGTGCGTGCTCGTGAGATTCACCGTTGGTGTCAGGCGGAGCAGTTCAGTCGTTTGATGCAGGCCGCCAATGGAGCGCCGCTGACCGCATCGGTTACCTGTCCGCAGTGCAAGGCGGCGGTCCTTCCTCAATGGCGATTCTGTATGAAGTGTGGCTCCTCGCTTCCTCCCGGCACCCCTTAA